A single genomic interval of Noviherbaspirillum cavernae harbors:
- the petA gene encoding ubiquinol-cytochrome c reductase iron-sulfur subunit translates to MSNEKQVDSGRRGLLVATCAAGGVAGLATAGAFVSTFQPSERAKAAGAPVEVDISGLALGEMKTVEWRGKPVWILKRSPEMVESLKKTDSQVADPNSERNPAELTPEYARNEYRSRKPEILVAVGICSHLGCSPTTKLQPGAQPSLPDDWTGGFLCPCHGSTFDLAGRVFKNKPAPDNLEVPPHMYLGDTRLVIGKDEKGEA, encoded by the coding sequence ATGAGTAACGAAAAGCAGGTCGATTCCGGTCGACGTGGCTTGCTCGTCGCTACGTGTGCGGCGGGCGGGGTGGCCGGATTGGCCACTGCGGGGGCGTTTGTGTCCACCTTCCAGCCATCCGAGCGGGCGAAAGCCGCCGGTGCGCCTGTTGAGGTGGATATTTCGGGCTTGGCTCTAGGGGAAATGAAGACCGTCGAATGGCGCGGCAAGCCAGTCTGGATCCTGAAGCGTTCGCCGGAAATGGTCGAATCCCTGAAGAAAACCGACTCCCAGGTCGCTGACCCGAATTCCGAGCGTAATCCGGCTGAGCTTACCCCTGAATATGCGCGCAACGAATATCGGTCGCGCAAACCGGAAATTCTCGTGGCGGTAGGCATCTGCTCGCATCTGGGTTGCTCCCCGACCACCAAGCTGCAGCCCGGCGCGCAGCCTTCGCTGCCGGACGATTGGACCGGCGGCTTTCTGTGTCCGTGTCATGGTTCCACATTCGACCTTGCCGGTCGCGTATTCAAGAACAAGCCGGCTCCGGATAACCTCGAGGTGCCACCGCACATGTATTTGGGCGATACCCGGCTGGTCATCGGCAAAGACGAGAAGGGTGAGGCGTAA
- a CDS encoding cytochrome b, giving the protein MAGYQDKPISPSAPLSAKALHWVDQRFPLSATWKAHVSEYYAPKNFNFWYAFGSLALLVLVIQIVTGIFLVMHYKPDANLAFASVEYIMRDVPWGWLVRYMHSTGASAFFIVVYLHMLRGLLYGSYRKPRELVWLFGVGIFLCLMAEAFFGYLLPWGQMSYWGAQVIVNLFGAIPFIGPDLSLWIRGDYVVSDATLNRFFSFHVIAIPLVLLGLVVAHIVALHEVGSNNPDGVEIKAKKDANGLPLDGIPFHPYYTVHDIFAAAIFLIVFSAIIFFAPEMGGYFLEFNNFIPADPLKTPPHIAPVWYFTPFYSILRATTSQFMYALEFGVIAYVALILTKSRLSGFIKMIIAGAAVLALIGMFVFDAKFWGVVLMGVSVMILAGLPWLDHSPVKSIRYRPDWHKYVYLVFGVAFLILGYLGVLPPTEARTLVAQICTFIYFGFFLLMPWWSTMGNFKPVPDRVTYQPH; this is encoded by the coding sequence ATGGCTGGATACCAAGACAAACCAATCTCCCCATCCGCGCCGCTATCGGCCAAGGCATTGCACTGGGTTGACCAGCGCTTCCCGCTGTCTGCCACATGGAAGGCGCATGTGTCCGAGTACTATGCGCCGAAAAACTTCAATTTCTGGTACGCATTCGGTTCGCTCGCACTGTTGGTGCTCGTGATCCAGATCGTGACCGGCATTTTCCTCGTGATGCATTACAAGCCGGACGCCAACCTCGCGTTTGCTTCGGTCGAGTACATCATGCGTGATGTGCCTTGGGGGTGGCTGGTGCGTTACATGCACTCGACCGGCGCTTCGGCGTTCTTCATCGTCGTTTACCTGCACATGTTGCGCGGTCTGTTGTACGGCTCGTACCGCAAACCGCGCGAACTGGTCTGGCTGTTCGGCGTCGGTATTTTCCTGTGCCTGATGGCCGAGGCCTTCTTCGGCTACCTGCTGCCGTGGGGCCAGATGTCCTACTGGGGTGCGCAGGTGATCGTCAACCTGTTCGGCGCGATTCCGTTCATCGGCCCGGACCTGTCGCTGTGGATTCGTGGCGACTATGTGGTGTCCGATGCAACCCTGAACCGCTTCTTCTCGTTCCACGTCATTGCGATTCCGCTGGTGTTGCTGGGGTTGGTTGTGGCGCATATCGTTGCATTGCACGAAGTCGGCTCCAACAACCCGGACGGTGTCGAGATCAAGGCGAAGAAGGATGCCAACGGCCTCCCGCTCGATGGCATCCCGTTCCATCCGTATTACACGGTGCATGACATTTTTGCCGCTGCAATATTCCTGATCGTGTTTTCGGCAATCATTTTCTTCGCGCCGGAAATGGGTGGCTACTTCCTGGAGTTCAATAATTTCATTCCGGCTGACCCGCTGAAGACGCCACCACATATCGCGCCGGTCTGGTACTTCACGCCGTTCTACTCGATCCTGCGTGCGACGACCTCGCAGTTCATGTATGCGCTCGAGTTCGGTGTGATTGCCTATGTGGCGCTGATCTTGACGAAGTCCCGCCTGAGCGGCTTCATCAAGATGATCATTGCCGGAGCGGCGGTGCTGGCCCTCATCGGCATGTTCGTTTTCGACGCGAAGTTCTGGGGTGTCGTGTTGATGGGCGTTTCTGTAATGATCCTCGCCGGTTTGCCGTGGCTGGACCATTCTCCCGTCAAGTCGATCCGCTATCGTCCTGACTGGCACAAATACGTCTATCTGGTGTTCGGTGTCGCGTTCCTGATCCTCGGTTATCTGGGCGTTCTGCCGCCGACTGAAGCTCGTACGCTGGTTGCGCAGATTTGCACGTTCATCTACTTCGGCTTCTTCCTGTTGATGCCATGGTGGAGCACGATGGGCAACTTCAAACCGGTGCCGGATCGTGTTACCTATCAGCCGCACTAA